In Panacibacter ginsenosidivorans, the following proteins share a genomic window:
- the folE gene encoding GTP cyclohydrolase I FolE produces MAYKKTEQYDEKTTAQLIDNYKNVLGLLGEDSEREGLQKTPERIAKAMQYLTQGYQMNAIDIINSAKFHETVSEMVIVKDIELYSMCEHHMLPFIGKAHIAYIPNGWITGLSKIARVVDVFSRRLQVQERLTVQIMDAIRESLNPLGVAVVIEAKHLCMMMRGVQKQNSVTTTSAFYGEFEKDTTRSEFVKLISADLS; encoded by the coding sequence ATGGCTTATAAAAAAACTGAACAATACGACGAAAAGACGACGGCACAATTAATAGACAATTATAAAAACGTTTTGGGATTGTTGGGAGAAGATTCCGAAAGAGAAGGCTTGCAAAAAACACCTGAGCGCATTGCAAAAGCCATGCAGTATTTAACGCAGGGCTACCAGATGAATGCGATTGATATCATTAATTCTGCAAAGTTTCATGAAACGGTAAGTGAGATGGTGATCGTAAAAGATATTGAGCTATACAGTATGTGCGAACATCACATGTTGCCTTTCATTGGAAAGGCACATATTGCCTACATTCCAAACGGATGGATAACCGGTCTTAGTAAAATTGCAAGAGTAGTAGATGTGTTTTCCCGCAGGCTGCAGGTGCAGGAACGTTTAACCGTACAAATCATGGATGCAATTCGCGAAAGTCTTAACCCGCTTGGCGTTGCGGTGGTAATTGAAGCCAAACATTTATGTATGATGATGCGCGGTGTACAAAAACAAAATTCTGTTACCACTACTTCTGCTTTTTATGGTGAGTTTGAAAAAGATACCACACGCAGCGAGTTTGTAAAATTGATTAGTGCAGATCTTAGTTAG
- a CDS encoding 6-pyruvoyl trahydropterin synthase family protein, translating into MSKKVAVYRKEHFNAAHRLHNPDWTDEMNDKVFGKCNNPNYHGHNYELEVKLVGEPDERTGYVMDMKELSNIINATVLERFDHKNLNLDTEEFKYLNPTAENIVVVIYELLRAKIDSRFDLQVRLYETPRNFVEYPV; encoded by the coding sequence ATGAGTAAGAAAGTAGCTGTATACAGGAAAGAACATTTCAATGCCGCACACCGCTTGCATAACCCGGATTGGACAGATGAAATGAACGATAAGGTTTTTGGCAAATGCAACAATCCAAATTATCATGGCCATAATTATGAACTGGAAGTAAAACTTGTTGGCGAACCTGATGAGCGCACCGGTTATGTTATGGACATGAAAGAACTCAGCAACATCATCAACGCAACTGTGCTGGAACGCTTTGATCATAAAAATTTAAACCTTGATACCGAAGAATTCAAATACCTCAACCCTACTGCAGAAAACATTGTTGTGGTAATCTATGAATTACTGCGTGCAAAGATTGATTCAAGGTTTGACCTGCAGGTTCGTTTATATGAAACACCAAGAAATTTTGTAGAGTACCCGGTCTGA
- a CDS encoding 6-pyruvoyl trahydropterin synthase family protein — MVYLTRLEHFNAAHKLYNPDWSKEKNEEMFGACANENWHGHNFDLYVTIKGDPNQETGFLMDVKKLKLIIKEHVIVKVDHKNLNLDVEFLKGKMCSTENLAIGIWNQLTPNLPQNVQLHCVKLYETPRIYVEYFGD, encoded by the coding sequence ATGGTTTACCTTACAAGATTAGAACATTTTAATGCAGCCCATAAGTTATACAACCCGGACTGGAGCAAGGAAAAGAACGAAGAAATGTTCGGGGCCTGTGCCAATGAAAACTGGCATGGACATAATTTTGATTTGTATGTAACTATTAAAGGCGACCCCAACCAGGAAACCGGATTTTTGATGGATGTAAAGAAACTGAAACTGATCATCAAAGAACATGTGATCGTAAAAGTGGATCACAAAAATCTAAACCTTGATGTTGAATTCCTGAAGGGTAAAATGTGCAGTACAGAAAATCTTGCTATCGGTATCTGGAATCAACTGACACCAAATCTTCCACAAAATGTGCAATTGCATTGCGTTAAACTTTACGAAACACCACGCATTTATGTAGAATATTTTGGCGATTAA